One stretch of Bombus pascuorum chromosome 14, iyBomPasc1.1, whole genome shotgun sequence DNA includes these proteins:
- the LOC132913946 gene encoding receptor expression-enhancing protein 3-B-like isoform X2, with protein sequence MEIKRNEPRPDELEENPFLWTICKTGVPRILATSLFAVGRYCADQLPKKMGLGSLRILAAFLVIVMPRSLTYILLYPIFRLVFGNLYPAYASYKAVRTKNVKEYVKWMMYWIVFALFTCAETFTDVFFSFWFPFYYEIKTILVIWLLSPATKGSSILYRRFVHPALIRREAEIDDALARATEQGYSAVLHLGSKGVNYATTVLMQTAIKGGGGLVQHLKKSYSLSDLTGEKEDENRNTPHMHDETDMEVEPRRREHVGRRGYSPRRTQSSTNRVEMYFSEVDVDVLQPRSREPTASLTGYSSGEALQSSRTSQGDSLVRTSSVGARTRAKPRSTTKKTPEDSGEDSDSIDPPSSKNVSFPTPLNLITPEQALEILFLLSKNSNVADYMKFDRGTFTADNKLRYPAPQQEDK encoded by the exons ATGGAAATCAAAAGAAACGAGCCTCGGCCGGACGAACTCGAGGAAAATCCGTTTCTCTGGACGATCTGTAAAACGGGTGTCCCTCGAATATTGGCCACGAGTCTGTTCGCTGTCGGTCGATACTGCGCGGACCAATTGCCAAAGAAAATGGGCCTGGGCAGCCTTCGGATCCTGGCCGCGTTCCTAGTTATCGTAATGCCCCGATCGCTGACTTACATTCTCCTGTATCCGATTTTCAGATTAGTGTTTGGCAATTTGTATCCGGCCTACGCTTCATACAAGGCAGTGAGAACGAAGAATGTGAAAGAATAC GTGAAATGGATGATGTATTGGATCGTGTTCGCGCTGTTCACGTGCGCGGAAACATTCACCGACGTCTTCTTCAGCTTTTG GTTCCCGTTTTACTATGAAATCAAGACTATCCTGGTGATCTGGCTGTTGAGCCCGGCCACTAAAGGCTCGAGCATTCTCTACAGACGCTTCGTTCACCCGGCTTTGATCCGGCGCGAGGCTGAGATCGACGATGCCTTAGCACGCGCGACGGAGCAAGGTTACTCGGCGGTGTTGCACCTTGGATCGAAAGGTGTGAATTATGCTACCACGGTTCTCATGCAAACCGCTATCAAG GGCGGTGGTGGTCTGGTACAGCATTTAAAGAAGAGCTACAGCCTGAGCGACCTGACCGGCGAGAAAGAGGACGAGAATAGAAACACGCCGCACATGCACGACGAGACGGACATGGAAG TGGAACCTCGTCGAAGAGAGCATGTGGGAAGAAGAGGGTATAGTCCTCGTCGGACACAGTCCAGCACCAATCGAGTGGAGATGTATTTTTCCGAAGTGGACGTTGACGTTCTACAGCCAAGGTCTAGGGAGCCAACAGCTAGCTTAAC CGGGTACAGCAGCGGGGAAGCGCTACAATCCAGCCGTACATCTCAAGGCGATTCGTTGGTTCGAACATCGAGCGTCGGTGCAAGAACACGCGCAAAACCTCGCTCCACCACGAAGAAGACCCCAGAG GACTCGGGAGAGGATTCCGACAGCATCGATCCTCCTTCCTCCAAAAATGTCTCATTTCCGACACCTTTGAATCTCATCACTCCTGAACAAGCTCTCGAGATCTTGTTTCTACTCTCGAAAAACAGTAACGTTGCTGATTATATGAAATTCGATCGTGGCACCTTTACCGCAG ataACAAGCTTCGCTACCCTGCCCCGCAGCAAGAAGACAAGTAA
- the LOC132913946 gene encoding receptor expression-enhancing protein 3-B-like isoform X1 has product MEIKRNEPRPDELEENPFLWTICKTGVPRILATSLFAVGRYCADQLPKKMGLGSLRILAAFLVIVMPRSLTYILLYPIFRLVFGNLYPAYASYKAVRTKNVKEYVKWMMYWIVFALFTCAETFTDVFFSFWFPFYYEIKTILVIWLLSPATKGSSILYRRFVHPALIRREAEIDDALARATEQGYSAVLHLGSKGVNYATTVLMQTAIKGGGGLVQHLKKSYSLSDLTGEKEDENRNTPHMHDETDMEVEPRRREHVGRRGYSPRRTQSSTNRVEMYFSEVDVDVLQPRSREPTASLTNIRSSDDISSGYSSGEALQSSRTSQGDSLVRTSSVGARTRAKPRSTTKKTPEDSGEDSDSIDPPSSKNVSFPTPLNLITPEQALEILFLLSKNSNVADYMKFDRGTFTADNKLRYPAPQQEDK; this is encoded by the exons ATGGAAATCAAAAGAAACGAGCCTCGGCCGGACGAACTCGAGGAAAATCCGTTTCTCTGGACGATCTGTAAAACGGGTGTCCCTCGAATATTGGCCACGAGTCTGTTCGCTGTCGGTCGATACTGCGCGGACCAATTGCCAAAGAAAATGGGCCTGGGCAGCCTTCGGATCCTGGCCGCGTTCCTAGTTATCGTAATGCCCCGATCGCTGACTTACATTCTCCTGTATCCGATTTTCAGATTAGTGTTTGGCAATTTGTATCCGGCCTACGCTTCATACAAGGCAGTGAGAACGAAGAATGTGAAAGAATAC GTGAAATGGATGATGTATTGGATCGTGTTCGCGCTGTTCACGTGCGCGGAAACATTCACCGACGTCTTCTTCAGCTTTTG GTTCCCGTTTTACTATGAAATCAAGACTATCCTGGTGATCTGGCTGTTGAGCCCGGCCACTAAAGGCTCGAGCATTCTCTACAGACGCTTCGTTCACCCGGCTTTGATCCGGCGCGAGGCTGAGATCGACGATGCCTTAGCACGCGCGACGGAGCAAGGTTACTCGGCGGTGTTGCACCTTGGATCGAAAGGTGTGAATTATGCTACCACGGTTCTCATGCAAACCGCTATCAAG GGCGGTGGTGGTCTGGTACAGCATTTAAAGAAGAGCTACAGCCTGAGCGACCTGACCGGCGAGAAAGAGGACGAGAATAGAAACACGCCGCACATGCACGACGAGACGGACATGGAAG TGGAACCTCGTCGAAGAGAGCATGTGGGAAGAAGAGGGTATAGTCCTCGTCGGACACAGTCCAGCACCAATCGAGTGGAGATGTATTTTTCCGAAGTGGACGTTGACGTTCTACAGCCAAGGTCTAGGGAGCCAACAGCTAGCTTAAC TAATATAAGATCTTCGGACGACATCTCCAGCGGGTACAGCAGCGGGGAAGCGCTACAATCCAGCCGTACATCTCAAGGCGATTCGTTGGTTCGAACATCGAGCGTCGGTGCAAGAACACGCGCAAAACCTCGCTCCACCACGAAGAAGACCCCAGAG GACTCGGGAGAGGATTCCGACAGCATCGATCCTCCTTCCTCCAAAAATGTCTCATTTCCGACACCTTTGAATCTCATCACTCCTGAACAAGCTCTCGAGATCTTGTTTCTACTCTCGAAAAACAGTAACGTTGCTGATTATATGAAATTCGATCGTGGCACCTTTACCGCAG ataACAAGCTTCGCTACCCTGCCCCGCAGCAAGAAGACAAGTAA
- the LOC132913946 gene encoding uncharacterized protein LOC132913946 isoform X3, which produces MEIKRNEPRPDELEENPFLWTICKTGVPRILATSLFAVGRYCADQLPKKMGLGSLRILAAFLVIVMPRSLTYILLYPIFRLVFGNLYPAYASYKAVRTKNVKEYVKWMMYWIVFALFTCAETFTDVFFSFWFPFYYEIKTILVIWLLSPATKGSSILYRRFVHPALIRREAEIDDALARATEQGYSAVLHLGSKGVNYATTVLMQTAIKGGGGLVQHLKKSYSLSDLTGEKEDENRNTPHMHDETDMEVEPRRREHVGRRGYSPRRTQSSTNRVEMYFSEVDVDVLQPRSREPTASLTNIRSSDDISSGYSSGEALQSSRTSQGDSLVRTSSVGARTRAKPRSTTKKTPEDSGEDSDSIDPPSSKNVSFPTPLNLITPEQALEILFLLSKNSNVADYMKFDRGTFTAGNDDLFKSTSQSGPPQLEKKETTETIDNSRPEPTENTIENITNNFTRDEASSEKLTERSTRTVTDELCQDKFDELKQLLNDARKAVNNIVHTQEKLQRSVTPVTERLSSKDSSQNVDVETANENENVGKDGEGAKASSERTKEVENTADDKDAVNMAPEYDSASYLDVWTTPSVSRSNSDSLGRAGKYNKRPAPKVPLTESEEDLNETDAQSALKATLVIKTGTLKTFSNTGTTKDVFIAHATGAKSKGKKCKKQRTKEGFSKLLAIPKNIFHSAFSKERKASKTDDSSSDISTSDTRSNSIEPQETIIELAPKPSSSGQEINVQNDDKSENYISDSSNSSDTYVLAPSDDKEDANKTENDETKKVTEEKVESASVESRIREASLSPKIGKRLESDIF; this is translated from the exons ATGGAAATCAAAAGAAACGAGCCTCGGCCGGACGAACTCGAGGAAAATCCGTTTCTCTGGACGATCTGTAAAACGGGTGTCCCTCGAATATTGGCCACGAGTCTGTTCGCTGTCGGTCGATACTGCGCGGACCAATTGCCAAAGAAAATGGGCCTGGGCAGCCTTCGGATCCTGGCCGCGTTCCTAGTTATCGTAATGCCCCGATCGCTGACTTACATTCTCCTGTATCCGATTTTCAGATTAGTGTTTGGCAATTTGTATCCGGCCTACGCTTCATACAAGGCAGTGAGAACGAAGAATGTGAAAGAATAC GTGAAATGGATGATGTATTGGATCGTGTTCGCGCTGTTCACGTGCGCGGAAACATTCACCGACGTCTTCTTCAGCTTTTG GTTCCCGTTTTACTATGAAATCAAGACTATCCTGGTGATCTGGCTGTTGAGCCCGGCCACTAAAGGCTCGAGCATTCTCTACAGACGCTTCGTTCACCCGGCTTTGATCCGGCGCGAGGCTGAGATCGACGATGCCTTAGCACGCGCGACGGAGCAAGGTTACTCGGCGGTGTTGCACCTTGGATCGAAAGGTGTGAATTATGCTACCACGGTTCTCATGCAAACCGCTATCAAG GGCGGTGGTGGTCTGGTACAGCATTTAAAGAAGAGCTACAGCCTGAGCGACCTGACCGGCGAGAAAGAGGACGAGAATAGAAACACGCCGCACATGCACGACGAGACGGACATGGAAG TGGAACCTCGTCGAAGAGAGCATGTGGGAAGAAGAGGGTATAGTCCTCGTCGGACACAGTCCAGCACCAATCGAGTGGAGATGTATTTTTCCGAAGTGGACGTTGACGTTCTACAGCCAAGGTCTAGGGAGCCAACAGCTAGCTTAAC TAATATAAGATCTTCGGACGACATCTCCAGCGGGTACAGCAGCGGGGAAGCGCTACAATCCAGCCGTACATCTCAAGGCGATTCGTTGGTTCGAACATCGAGCGTCGGTGCAAGAACACGCGCAAAACCTCGCTCCACCACGAAGAAGACCCCAGAG GACTCGGGAGAGGATTCCGACAGCATCGATCCTCCTTCCTCCAAAAATGTCTCATTTCCGACACCTTTGAATCTCATCACTCCTGAACAAGCTCTCGAGATCTTGTTTCTACTCTCGAAAAACAGTAACGTTGCTGATTATATGAAATTCGATCGTGGCACCTTTACCGCAGGTAAcgatgatttatttaaaagtaccAGTCAATCAGGCCCGCCGcaactagaaaaaaaagaaacgacggAAACGATCGATAATTCACGGCCGGAGCCT ACCGAAAAcacgatagaaaatattacgaaCAATTTTACTCGTGACGAAGCTTCTTCCGAAAAATTAACCGAACGATCAACACGGACTGTAACGGATGAACTCTGTCAGGATAAGTTCGACGAGCTGAAACAACTGTTAAACGACGCTCGCAAGGCGGTGAATAATATCGTCCATACGCAGGAAAAATTGCAGCGTAGCGTTACACCCGTCACTGAGAGGTTATCCTCGAAAGACTCGTCGCAGAATGTGGACGTTGAAACAGCGAACGAGAATGAAAACGTAGGAAAAGATGGCGAAGGCGCGAAGGCATCGTcagaaagaacaaaagaagTAGAAAATACAGCTGACGACAAAGACGCGGTAAACATGGCTCCGGAATACGACAGCGCCAGCTACTTGGACGTTTGGACAACTCCGAGTGTGTCGCGTAGTAATTCCGACAGTCTTGGCCGAGCTGGTAAGTACAACAAGAGACCAGCTCCCAAAGTACCTCTCACGGAGAGCGAAGAGGACTTGAACGAGACCGATGCTCAGAGCGCGTTGAAAGCCACTTTGGTAATTAAAACTGGAACCTTAAAGACCTTCTCAAACACCGGCACCACGAAAGACGTGTTTATCGCTCACGCTACTGGCGCGAAGTCAAAGGGGAAGAAGTGTAAGAAGCAGCGAACAAAGGAAGGCTTCTCGAAGTTGCTCGCTATTCCAAAAAATATCTTCCATAgcgcgttttcgaaagaacgCAAGGCTTCGAAAACAGACGATTCCAGCTCGGATATCAGCACGTCCGACACCAGATCGAACAGCATCGAACCTCAGGAAACGATTATCGAACTTGCACCGAAGCCATCCAGCTCCGGTCAAGAGATAAACGTTCAGAACGACGATAAAAGCGAGAACTACATTTCTGACAGTTCTAACAGCTCAGACACTTACGTACTCGCGCCTAGCGACGATAAAGAAGATGCGAATAAAACAGAGAACgacgaaacaaagaaagttACCGAGGAGAAAGTGGAGAGCGCGAGCGTAGAATCGCGGATAAGAGAAGCGTCGCTGTCACCGAAAATTGGCAAAAGATTAGAGTCAGATATTTTCTAA